CACCTATATACCAGACTTTTTTCTATAACTATTCGTCGGCAAATCGCGAAAGTAAATTTGTAGAAATCAAGCAAGATGGAGAACTAAAAGAAATCAACCTCTAAAGGTTGATTTTATTTTTTAATCCCATGATCTGATGGACATTTTTTTCAATATTCTGAGCAATGGTTTCCATCGGAATATCATTTTCATCATTATTGAAAGGGTCCTCAATTTCTTCGGCAATAAGTTCCAGACTCATTAAGACATAATAGACGAATACAGTCAGAGGAATCATAAATAAACCAATGCTGATAACATATGCTACAGGCAAAGCCAATACATATAAAATGATGAATTTCTTTACAAAAGACGAATAAGAATAAGGAATAGGTGTGTTTTTGATTCTTTCGCAACCTCCGCAAATATCCAGAAACCCTGAAAGCTGAGTGTCCAGATATACCATTTCTACATCTGTAATTTTACCTTCCTTTTTTAGCTGATTTAATTTATGGCTGAGTAATATTACAATTTCACTGGGGCCATGGTGCTTAAGGGATTTTTCGATCTCAGAATAATCTTCATCCAATGCAAGTCTTGTAGATTCCTTAGAAAGGTGCTTGGCGAGAAAATGAGGAAAGAACTTCAAGTATCTTGCCACCTGTTCTGCACTATGTCTGTCATTGTCAAGGATTAAATTGAGCTTTATGGCAATATTCCGGGTATCATTCACCAGTTTTCCCCATAACTTTCTTCCTTCCCACCATCTGTCATAAGCCGTATTCGTCCGGAATACCAATAGTAAAGAAAGCACAAACCCTAATAATGAATGGATCATACCTACATTGCTTACCGCAGATTTTGACGTGAGATGTAGATACTCCACCTCAAGATATTCGATTCCGTAAGAATATACTCCCACCAATAGCATTGTTGGAAAAAGGATCTTCAGGGTATCGCTTTTATGTAGGCTGAAAAGTATTTTCAGGAAATGTTTTGTATTATAAACTCTCATAAATTAGGTTGATCTTACAAAGATAATTTTTTTCATTTTATACTTTCTTTACGGAAACCCGTAATGGGATCTTCTTCGAGCTTATTTTCTTTGTAAAAAAACTAAAAATGGGATATTACAGAAAAGGGCACTATAAAAGAGATGGCACCTGGGTAAGCGGACATTATGTAAATAAATACAGCAGAAAGAAATTTCAGAACGGGCCGGGTGGATGTGCTCTTATCTTTTTTGGAGGAATTATTTCCGTGTTGGTATATCTTTTTTCCTGATTTTTAATTGATAATATTCAAAGAATAAGAAAATGTGAAAGGTAAAGTTTTTATAAATTTCAAAAAAACATTACTTTTATTTCGCATTAAATCAATTATGGATGATTCTAGAAAAAGTAGATGTTGTCAACGATATCAGTAAAGAAGATTTTCAGAAAAATTATTTCAAAAAAAAGAAGCCCGTTCTGATCAAAAATTTTGCAAGACGTTGGGATGCATTTGATTTGTGGAACCTTGCTTACATTCGTGAAAAAGCAGGGGAGCAGGAAGTTCCGCTATATGATAACAAACCTGCTAATGCTTCTAAAAGCTCAGATGCTCCTGTTACCCATATGAAAATGAAGGATTATATCGATACGATTAAAAGTAAACCTTCAGACCTTCGTATTTTTTTCTATATCATTACCGACAGGCTTCCGGAGCTATTAAAGAACTTTACCTATCCTGATCTTGGAATGAAGTTTTTTAAAAGACTTCCAACCTTATTTTTTGGAGGAAGTGAGGCTCATGTTTTAATGCATTATGATGTGGATTTAGGAGATTTTATGCACATTCATTTTGAAGGAAAAAAAAGGATACTGCTTTTTGATCAGGAACAGTCTGCTTTTCTGTATAAAGTACCATTATCGGTTCATACTGTTTATGATGTAGATTATGAAAATCCTGATTATGAAAAGTTTCCAGCCTTGAAATATGCAAAAGGATATGAAATCTTCATGGAGCATGGAGATGCACTCTTTATTCCGGGAGCATTCTGGCATTTCAACAGGTATCTTGAGCCGGGATTTTCACTATCGCTACGCGCACTCCCCAACAAGCCTAAAGTTTTTGCCAGTATGCTTTATCATGTATTTATCATGAGGTATACCGATAAGCTTTTGAGAAAAGTTTTTAAAGCAAAATGGGTAAACTATAAACAGAAATGGGCGTACGAAAAAAGTACTGAAGCATTAGAAAGACATCTGAGAAAAGGCCGGTAGAATACTCTTTTATTTTCTGTCTTTTAAAAGGCCGAAAATAGTAGCATCTACAAACTTACCCTTTTCAAAAAAGAAATCGCGCATGGTTCCTTCTTTTTGAAAACCAGCTGAAAACAAAAGTTTTTCAGAAGAGATATTAGCGGGATCTATAAAAGCTTCTATTCGGTGAAGATTCATTTTTTCGAATCCGAAAGATAAAATAGGTTGTACCGCTTCTTTCATATAAGCTTTTTGCCAATATTCAGGATTCAGTTCATATCCTATTTCCGCCTTAAAATGTTCGTGAAACCAATTGTGATAGCCACAGGTTCCTATAACCTTATTTTCTCCTTTCAGCTCAATAGCCCATCTAAATCCCTTATTATTTTCGAAATCGTTATTAAATGTGTCAATTAGTTTTTCGGCCTCTTCCAATTCTGTAAAAGTTGCCAGATCATAATATTCCATCACAATATCTAAAGAAAAATATTCAAATAAATCTTTAGCATCATTCCGGGTAAGTTGTCGTAAAATTAATCTGTCTGTTTCTAATATTGGAAAATCCATTACTTAATTTTATCGAAAAGTACGATAAAAAATTAATCAAAACAAAAGAGGAGCTCGTAAGATTAATAGAGAAACAATTTTTTAACCCTGAATTTATTTTTTAAATTTGACCTTCATTTTTTATTATGGCAAAAACGAAGAAGGAGACTCCATTAATGGCTCAGTATAATACCATCAAGGGAAAATACCCGGATGCTCTTTTATTATTCAGAGTGGGAGATTTTTATGAGACTTTTGGACAGGATGCAATCCGTGCTTCTCAGGTGCTTGGAATTGTGCTTACCAAAAGAGCGAACGGAGAAGGTCATATTGAACTGGCAGGATTTCCACACCACTCAGTAGATTCTTATCTGCCTAAGCTAGTTCGTGCAGGACTTAGAGTGGCTATCTGCGATCAGCTGGAAGATCCTAAAATGGTAAAAGGTATTGTAAAAAGAGGAGTGACAGAACTGGTAACCCCGGGAGTTACTTTTAATGATCAAGTACTTAGCTCCAAGAAGAACAATTTCTTGCTTTCAATCCATAAAGAAAAGGAAAAGTTTGGAATCGCACTGGTTGATATCTCTACCGGAGAATTTTTGGTAAGTGAGGGAACTCTCGAAAAGCTTTTGCATATCGTAAGCACTTTCGATCCCAGCGAAATTATCTATCAGAGAAGTGTTCAGATCCCTGAACAGTTGAAAAATAAAAGTGCTTTCAAACTGGAAGATTGGGCTTTTCAATACAATTTTGCATATGAGAAGTTAACGGGGCAGTTCAAAACCAATTCATTAAAGGGATTTGGTATAGAAAATCTCTCCCTGGCAATTACAGCGGCAGGAGCTATATTTGCGTACCTTGTAGAAGATACTCATCATAACTTACTTGCCCACATCACTAAAATCAAGGTGATCCCCCAAGATGATTTCCTGATGATGGATAATTTCACATTAAGAAATCTAGAGATTGTATATCCAAGCAACCCACAAGGAAAGTCTTTGTTAGATATTATTGATAGGACTTCAACCCCAATGGGAGGCAGGCTCTTAAGAAGAAGGATTATTCTTCCGCTCAAATCTGTTAATGAAATTCAAAGGAGGTTATCCCTTATTGACTTCTTAAATGAGAACGATGGATTAAAATATGAGATCTCTCAATTGCTGAAATCTATTTCCGACCTCGATCGTTTGATGGGAAAGTTAGCAGCAGAAAAAATTTCCCCGAAAGAAATAGGTTATCTTCGTCAGAGCTTAGTTAATATCCATACAATTAAGGACTTACTTCATCCGTTTGCTGATGTGCTGGCATGGATTGAACCGCTTTATGATCTTGGAGAACTGATTCAGTCTTTACAGGATAGACTCAATGAAGAACTTCCTGTAAATATTTCAAAAGGGAAAGTAATTAAAGAGGGGATTTCGGAAGAACTCGACAGGCTTAGAAACCTTCAAAGCAAAGGGCGGGGCTTTCTCGATGAAATGTGTCAACGGGAAATAGAAAGAACCGGGATTTCAAGCCTTAAAATAGATTTTAATAATGTTTTCGGATATTTTATTGAGGTCCGGAACACTCATAAAGATAAAGTTCCAGGAGATTGGTTGAGAAAGCAGACACTCGTTAATGCGGAACGTTACATTACTGAAGAATTAAAAGAATATGAAAGTCAGATTCTTGGAGCTGAGGAAAAGATTAGTGTTTTAGAGAATGAGTTATACAGGAATGTGTGCTCTGAAACAATGGTTTATATGGACCAGATTCAGGAAAATTCGAATATCATTGCGCAGCTCGATGTAGCGGTAGGATTATCGGAGCTTGCTGTTTCAGAAAGCTATACAAAGCCTATTTTGAATGATGGCTACATTGTTGATCTGAAGGAGGCAAGACACCCAATTATTGAAAATGCTCTTCCTTTGGGAGAAAAATATATTCCTAATGATATCTTTTTAGACAAGGATTCCCAACAGATCATTATGGTTACCGGCCCAAACATGGCGGGTAAATCTGCAATTCTTCGTCAGACGGCGATCGTCTGTCTTCTGGCGCAAATAGGAAGTTTTGTGCCGGCAAAACATGCTGAAATAGGGGTTTTAGATAAGATATTTACCAGAGTAGGAGCGACAGACAATATTTCTGCCGGGGAATCTACTTTTATGGTTGAGATGAATGAAGCGGCTAACATTCTTAATAATATTTCAGAACGGAGTCTGATCCTGTTGGATGAAATTGGTCGTGGAACATCAACCTATGATGGGGTTTCAATTGCTTGGGCTATCGCAGAATATCTGCACCAGCATCCAAGTCAGGCTAAGACATTATTTGCAACCCACTACCATGAGCTGAATGAGATGACAGTTAATTTTGAAAGGGTGAAAAATTTCCATGTTTCCATACAGGAAAATAAAGGGAATATTATCTTTCTGAGAAAGCTGGTTCCGGGTGGAAGTGAGCATAGCTTCGGTATTCATGTGGCAAAACTGGCCGGAATGCCGGCGAAAGTGGTTAACAGGGCTAATGAGATTCTAAAAACCCTGGAAGCAAGCCGAACTCAGGGGACTTCATCGGAAAGTATTAAAAGAGTGACAGATGAAAATATGCAGTTATCATTTTTTCAGCTAGACGACCCTGTTTTGGAAAATATCAGAGAAGAACTTACTAAAATAGATATCAATACGCTAACCCCAATAGAAGCTTTAATGAAGCTTAATGCAATAAAAAAGATGATTGGGGGTTAATTTAATAAGAAAAAAGAAAGCCATATGGCTTTCTTTTTTATGCTGTAGCTAATTTGAATTAGCAACAATACCCATCTTGTATTCCCGGAACTCCTATTAATTCTTCCCCTGTATTTCTGTCAAAACAGCTAAATACAACAGGGCAATCATGTCCCACACCTCCGTTAACTTTTTTCAACTCTTTTTTAGTTAATTTTATGATTCTGATGTTTGATTTTTTCATAATTATAATATTTAATTTGTTTAAAAATACATTGTTTTGTGTGAAAAATGACACCAGATAATGGTGTCATCGTAGATTTGTTATTATTTGGTTAGCTATTAGTACAACCAATTAGCAGCAATAATCATCCTGAACTCCTGGCACACCATAGCGTTCCTGACCTGTATGACGGTCAATGCAGCTGATTACCCTTGGGCAGACAACTCTTCCACCGTTAATTTCTTTCAACTCTTTTTTAGTTAGTTTTTTTGATTTAGTGTTTGATTTTTTCATAATAAAAACTTTTAATTTGACTAAACTAAATTACATTTTTAATTCTGATATATCCATAATTGGTGAATGAAATTCATGAAAAATACCTGAATTCAGGTACATTAATTAGTTGAAAATCATTAATCAATGAAACTTTTTATTAATTTTGAATATGAAGCATTTCTTAAAAATTTTATTCCTATCATTAGGCGTTACCATTTCAAAGGCACAGCAGACTGAAATTTCTTCTGTGAAATATGAAGGGCTTGAAAAACGTATTCAGCAGGAAACCGATAAGTTCCTTGTCCTGAACTTTTGGTCAACGACTTGTGCTCCATGTGTAAAAGAACTTCCTGATTTTATGGAAGTAAATAACAAGAATAAAGACAATCCGAAATTTAAAATGATTTTAGTTTCACTCGACAGATTAGCGGATAAGGAAAGAGTGCTAAAGTTTATCAAAAATAAAAAGCTTACTGCTGAAGTTATTTTATTGGATGATATCAAAAGAATGAATACATGGATTCCCCGGTTCGAAAAAAGCTGGGATGGAAATATTCCCGTAACTTTGTTTTATAATGGAGGCGAAAAGATCTTTTTTAATGATAGAGAAATGAGCAAAACTGAACTTGAGTCTGTTATTAATAAAAATTTACTTTAAATATTTATAATACTATGAAGAACATAAAAATTATCATAACATCTTTTATTATTGGTTTCGGCTTATTGAGTTTTACCGCAAAGAATAATGAGAACACAGTAAAAGAGAAATATAGTTTTATAACATCTGAAAAAGGATACGAAATAGGAGATGAGGCAACAGATTTTAAACTGAAAAATATTGATGGCAAAATGGTTTCCCTTAGTGATTATAAAAGTGCTAAAGGCTTTATTATTATTTTCACCTGTAACCATTGCCCGTATGCTAAGAAATACGAAGACAGGATTATTGCGCTGGATAAAAAATACAAAGAACAAGGTTATCCCGTAATTGCCATTAACCCGAATGATCCGAATGTACAACAGGAAGACGGATACCAGCAAATGATTGAAAGGGCTAAACAAAAAGGCTTTACATTTCCTTATTTAGTGGATGAGGGACAAAAAATTTATCCTCAGTATGGGGCAACTAAAACGCCGCATGTTTTTATTTTACAAAAAGAAAATGGAAAGAATATTGTTAAATATATAGGAGCGATCGATAACAATTACGACAATCCCAATGATGTTTCAGAGTATTACGCACAAGATGCAGTCAATGCTTTACTAAAGGGAGAGCCTGTTAAAATGACAAAAACGGTTGCAATAGGATGTACCGTAAAAGTAAAAAAATAATCTCCTATTTGTAATAAAAATGAATAAAGCGGGCACATGCCCGCTTTATTATATCCAGTATAATGACTTTTGTTAAACCCGGAAAATGAAACTACAATTTAATATCAAATACCTTATTCTGACGATTCTACTATTTCTGACAGAAGTTATAATTGCTACTGCAATAAAAAATGTTTTCTTTGTCAGGGCCTATTTGGGAGATGTTATTGTTGTAATCCTTCTTTATACTTTTGTCAAAAGCTTCATTACAATTGATAATACAAAACTTATTACAGGAATTTTTATATTCTCTTGTATCATTGAATTTGCTCAGTATTTTAATGTTGCAGAAAAAGCAGGCTTCCAAAAAGGAAGCCTGATGTATATTGTTATAGGAAATTCATTTTCATGGGTAGATATCACATGTTATGCGATAGGATGTTTATTTCTCTATCTTATCATAAAAGTAGCTGAAAATAAATCATTCCAGCCAGAAAATTAGAGGCTGTTTCATTTTCATTTTGACCTTTTCTCCATTTTTTTCTCCGGGAATCCATTTTGTATGTACACTGTGAAGAGCCTTCAAGAATTCTTTTTTTATGATTTCATTTTCGTAGGATTCTATTTGTATCTGGCTCATGCTGCCATCTTTTTCTACTATAAATGTAGCTACCGCTTTTGCTGTACTGATATTGAGCCTAGTTAATAATGACGTTTGGAAATTGCTTTGAATCTTTCTTACAAATGCCTGATGACCACCAGGAAATTCAGGGTTTTTGTATCCGGCAAGTTCGTCG
The sequence above is drawn from the Chryseobacterium daecheongense genome and encodes:
- a CDS encoding bestrophin family ion channel — translated: MRVYNTKHFLKILFSLHKSDTLKILFPTMLLVGVYSYGIEYLEVEYLHLTSKSAVSNVGMIHSLLGFVLSLLLVFRTNTAYDRWWEGRKLWGKLVNDTRNIAIKLNLILDNDRHSAEQVARYLKFFPHFLAKHLSKESTRLALDEDYSEIEKSLKHHGPSEIVILLSHKLNQLKKEGKITDVEMVYLDTQLSGFLDICGGCERIKNTPIPYSYSSFVKKFIILYVLALPVAYVISIGLFMIPLTVFVYYVLMSLELIAEEIEDPFNNDENDIPMETIAQNIEKNVHQIMGLKNKINL
- a CDS encoding cupin-like domain-containing protein; its protein translation is MILEKVDVVNDISKEDFQKNYFKKKKPVLIKNFARRWDAFDLWNLAYIREKAGEQEVPLYDNKPANASKSSDAPVTHMKMKDYIDTIKSKPSDLRIFFYIITDRLPELLKNFTYPDLGMKFFKRLPTLFFGGSEAHVLMHYDVDLGDFMHIHFEGKKRILLFDQEQSAFLYKVPLSVHTVYDVDYENPDYEKFPALKYAKGYEIFMEHGDALFIPGAFWHFNRYLEPGFSLSLRALPNKPKVFASMLYHVFIMRYTDKLLRKVFKAKWVNYKQKWAYEKSTEALERHLRKGR
- a CDS encoding GNAT family N-acetyltransferase, which gives rise to MDFPILETDRLILRQLTRNDAKDLFEYFSLDIVMEYYDLATFTELEEAEKLIDTFNNDFENNKGFRWAIELKGENKVIGTCGYHNWFHEHFKAEIGYELNPEYWQKAYMKEAVQPILSFGFEKMNLHRIEAFIDPANISSEKLLFSAGFQKEGTMRDFFFEKGKFVDATIFGLLKDRK
- the mutS gene encoding DNA mismatch repair protein MutS, whose protein sequence is MAKTKKETPLMAQYNTIKGKYPDALLLFRVGDFYETFGQDAIRASQVLGIVLTKRANGEGHIELAGFPHHSVDSYLPKLVRAGLRVAICDQLEDPKMVKGIVKRGVTELVTPGVTFNDQVLSSKKNNFLLSIHKEKEKFGIALVDISTGEFLVSEGTLEKLLHIVSTFDPSEIIYQRSVQIPEQLKNKSAFKLEDWAFQYNFAYEKLTGQFKTNSLKGFGIENLSLAITAAGAIFAYLVEDTHHNLLAHITKIKVIPQDDFLMMDNFTLRNLEIVYPSNPQGKSLLDIIDRTSTPMGGRLLRRRIILPLKSVNEIQRRLSLIDFLNENDGLKYEISQLLKSISDLDRLMGKLAAEKISPKEIGYLRQSLVNIHTIKDLLHPFADVLAWIEPLYDLGELIQSLQDRLNEELPVNISKGKVIKEGISEELDRLRNLQSKGRGFLDEMCQREIERTGISSLKIDFNNVFGYFIEVRNTHKDKVPGDWLRKQTLVNAERYITEELKEYESQILGAEEKISVLENELYRNVCSETMVYMDQIQENSNIIAQLDVAVGLSELAVSESYTKPILNDGYIVDLKEARHPIIENALPLGEKYIPNDIFLDKDSQQIIMVTGPNMAGKSAILRQTAIVCLLAQIGSFVPAKHAEIGVLDKIFTRVGATDNISAGESTFMVEMNEAANILNNISERSLILLDEIGRGTSTYDGVSIAWAIAEYLHQHPSQAKTLFATHYHELNEMTVNFERVKNFHVSIQENKGNIIFLRKLVPGGSEHSFGIHVAKLAGMPAKVVNRANEILKTLEASRTQGTSSESIKRVTDENMQLSFFQLDDPVLENIREELTKIDINTLTPIEALMKLNAIKKMIGG
- a CDS encoding bacteriocin; amino-acid sequence: MKKSNIRIIKLTKKELKKVNGGVGHDCPVVFSCFDRNTGEELIGVPGIQDGYCC
- a CDS encoding bacteriocin; the encoded protein is MKKSNTKSKKLTKKELKEINGGRVVCPRVISCIDRHTGQERYGVPGVQDDYCC
- a CDS encoding TlpA disulfide reductase family protein, whose amino-acid sequence is MKHFLKILFLSLGVTISKAQQTEISSVKYEGLEKRIQQETDKFLVLNFWSTTCAPCVKELPDFMEVNNKNKDNPKFKMILVSLDRLADKERVLKFIKNKKLTAEVILLDDIKRMNTWIPRFEKSWDGNIPVTLFYNGGEKIFFNDREMSKTELESVINKNLL
- a CDS encoding thioredoxin family protein, which gives rise to MKNIKIIITSFIIGFGLLSFTAKNNENTVKEKYSFITSEKGYEIGDEATDFKLKNIDGKMVSLSDYKSAKGFIIIFTCNHCPYAKKYEDRIIALDKKYKEQGYPVIAINPNDPNVQQEDGYQQMIERAKQKGFTFPYLVDEGQKIYPQYGATKTPHVFILQKENGKNIVKYIGAIDNNYDNPNDVSEYYAQDAVNALLKGEPVKMTKTVAIGCTVKVKK
- a CDS encoding DUF2809 domain-containing protein, with the translated sequence MKLQFNIKYLILTILLFLTEVIIATAIKNVFFVRAYLGDVIVVILLYTFVKSFITIDNTKLITGIFIFSCIIEFAQYFNVAEKAGFQKGSLMYIVIGNSFSWVDITCYAIGCLFLYLIIKVAENKSFQPEN